A region of Senegalia massiliensis DNA encodes the following proteins:
- a CDS encoding AAA family ATPase has protein sequence MSKVISVLSLRNGVGRSTIAALLSLELTYDGKVLVIDNNYKFNDLENYLMIEPQYNIDDLKPFFRGDNLDKSTTKSIITNIENNLDILCGSKMKVNNTLSSDELIKLIEIVRDDYDYIVVDNKAGIHHEEVLNLSNYIDHGLFISHQNKYDYANYLKQYKSLDNDNKKKINEIMEKSFFIYNRLSEDANLDIKEVKKDIGSKKIYKIYFDNKIIDFLNGYNKKINNNTSKILDKLLIQITGKEPDYNKVQLVGKKLKSILSS, from the coding sequence ATGAGTAAAGTTATTTCTGTTTTAAGTTTAAGAAATGGTGTAGGAAGGTCAACTATAGCTGCTTTATTATCACTAGAATTAACATATGATGGTAAGGTGCTAGTAATAGATAATAATTATAAGTTTAATGATTTAGAAAATTATCTAATGATAGAGCCACAATACAATATAGACGACTTAAAGCCTTTTTTTAGAGGAGATAATTTAGATAAGTCTACAACAAAATCTATTATTACTAATATAGAAAATAACTTAGATATTCTTTGTGGAAGTAAAATGAAAGTAAATAATACTTTATCCTCTGATGAGTTAATAAAGTTAATTGAAATAGTTAGAGATGATTATGACTATATAGTTGTAGATAACAAAGCAGGTATACACCATGAAGAAGTCTTAAATTTAAGTAATTATATTGATCATGGGTTATTTATATCTCACCAAAATAAATATGATTACGCTAATTATCTAAAACAATACAAATCTTTAGATAATGATAATAAGAAGAAAATAAATGAAATAATGGAGAAAAGCTTTTTTATTTATAACAGATTAAGTGAAGATGCTAATTTAGACATAAAAGAAGTAAAGAAAGATATAGGAAGTAAAAAAATATATAAGATATATTTTGATAATAAAATTATTGATTTTCTAAATGGCTATAATAAAAAAATAAATAATAATACAAGTAAAATACTAGATAAGTTATTAATTCAAATTACAGGCAAAGAGCCAGATTATAATAAAGTACAACTTGTAGGTAAAAAATTAAAATCTATTTTAAGTAGTTAA
- a CDS encoding type II secretion system F family protein — MLYVIPLSIPIILFIIELMGHRKRKLRVARKKKFTINFRRISFITDKLFKKNEYIYNLRSKYAMKISVISDMKRDQVNIIAEGFITISFLATLILVIFLFTIMNMWLSILIIGMVFIFFIHYSFNLYLNLRLKKIHRQFPIAVQKFTDIYLTNKNIKATLNECYIDMPNEISYVFERLARRLSSEYEYKKYFREFADSLKYVWAYAFAELLVMSYEGSGDISDELLFLNDLINDDIHDMEESKSELTSTKLTFLILTLSTLGVFLFNIFINDIAKFLYLYTTAGNGIITMWVISVAIGIFTSTLIEKI, encoded by the coding sequence ATGTTATATGTAATACCACTATCTATCCCAATAATTCTTTTTATAATTGAATTAATGGGACATAGAAAAAGAAAATTAAGAGTAGCAAGAAAAAAGAAATTTACAATTAATTTTAGAAGAATATCTTTTATAACAGATAAATTATTCAAGAAAAATGAGTATATTTATAATCTTAGATCAAAATATGCAATGAAAATATCAGTTATTAGTGACATGAAAAGAGACCAAGTAAATATTATCGCCGAAGGTTTTATTACCATTTCATTTTTAGCAACACTTATATTAGTTATATTTTTATTTACAATAATGAATATGTGGTTATCTATATTAATAATAGGTATGGTTTTTATATTTTTTATTCATTATTCATTTAATTTATATCTTAATCTGAGATTAAAAAAAATACATAGACAATTTCCTATAGCAGTACAAAAATTTACTGATATATATTTAACTAATAAAAATATCAAAGCAACTTTAAATGAATGTTATATTGATATGCCTAATGAAATTAGTTATGTATTTGAAAGATTAGCAAGAAGATTATCAAGTGAGTATGAATATAAAAAATATTTTAGAGAATTTGCAGATAGTTTAAAGTATGTTTGGGCATATGCTTTTGCAGAATTATTGGTAATGAGTTATGAAGGCTCTGGAGATATATCTGATGAATTACTGTTCTTAAATGACTTAATTAATGATGATATTCATGATATGGAAGAAAGTAAATCAGAGTTAACCTCTACTAAGTTAACATTTTTAATACTTACTTTGTCTACATTAGGAGTATTCTTATTTAACATATTTATAAATGATATAGCTAAGTTCCTATATTTATATACTACTGCAGGAAATGGAATAATAACTATGTGGGTAATATCTGTAGCAATAGGAATTTTCACAAGTACATTGATAGAAAAGATTTAA
- a CDS encoding ATPase, T2SS/T4P/T4SS family → MFKKSLTEENFAMLNNRVKERITLQHSNREMRKKHTQMLINCSAGDKKAKEYVKQHIWRELTEEGFNDVNFLKELTDKIYSKNWGLGHLDKYDVDDVDEIKVHGTKILIERKGIDEEVPEKFNNYEEVITIMRRCLEFDKKQDLSEGNCKVETKRLDGSRVTAEIPPVAKMPYLNIRKFESFVPTTENMVKNETVTQEMVQVLDTLIKGRANTMIIGEMSSGKTTATKWLLGFMKKDLTVGTLETTFELHLEKLYPNRHWVQFEEQENYPLRELFATMLRKSVDVILVGETRSYEVNELIKAMTRGHSGSIGTAHSIGPLEAIDDMADMVLESGKLVSLQEVKYRIARALDIVIQFRKLPNKRRVCAGIYEIVVDSQNMKYDAVPLFEFEIDEENPESQGQHVMKNTISQKLKDKLNHYGVKRSKINEVFPAKYE, encoded by the coding sequence ATGTTTAAGAAAAGCTTAACAGAGGAAAATTTTGCTATGCTAAATAATAGAGTTAAAGAAAGAATAACTCTACAACACAGTAATAGAGAAATGCGAAAGAAACATACTCAAATGTTAATAAATTGTTCAGCAGGAGATAAAAAAGCTAAAGAATACGTAAAACAACATATTTGGAGAGAATTAACAGAGGAAGGATTTAATGATGTTAATTTTCTAAAAGAATTAACCGATAAAATATATTCTAAAAATTGGGGACTTGGTCATTTAGATAAATATGATGTAGATGATGTAGATGAAATAAAAGTACATGGAACAAAAATCCTTATAGAAAGAAAAGGTATTGATGAAGAAGTACCAGAAAAATTTAATAATTATGAAGAAGTTATAACTATAATGAGAAGATGTTTAGAATTTGATAAAAAACAAGATTTAAGTGAAGGGAATTGTAAAGTAGAAACAAAAAGACTTGATGGAAGTAGAGTTACTGCAGAAATTCCTCCAGTAGCAAAAATGCCTTACTTAAATATAAGAAAATTTGAAAGTTTTGTACCTACTACTGAAAATATGGTTAAAAATGAAACAGTGACACAAGAAATGGTACAAGTCTTAGATACTTTAATTAAAGGTAGAGCAAATACAATGATTATAGGAGAAATGAGTTCTGGAAAAACAACTGCAACTAAATGGTTGCTTGGATTTATGAAAAAAGATTTAACTGTAGGAACTTTGGAGACTACATTTGAGTTACATTTAGAAAAATTATATCCAAATAGACATTGGGTGCAATTTGAAGAACAAGAAAATTATCCATTAAGAGAACTCTTTGCAACAATGCTAAGAAAAAGTGTAGATGTAATATTAGTGGGAGAAACAAGAAGTTATGAGGTAAATGAATTAATTAAAGCAATGACTAGAGGACATAGTGGTAGTATTGGAACAGCACATAGTATAGGTCCTTTAGAAGCCATTGATGATATGGCAGATATGGTGCTAGAGAGTGGTAAACTCGTAAGTTTACAGGAAGTTAAATATAGAATTGCTAGAGCATTAGATATAGTTATACAATTTAGAAAATTGCCTAATAAACGAAGAGTTTGTGCAGGAATTTATGAAATAGTAGTTGATAGTCAAAATATGAAATATGATGCAGTTCCACTATTTGAATTTGAAATAGATGAAGAAAATCCAGAAAGTCAAGGACAACATGTAATGAAAAATACTATATCACAGAAATTAAAAGATAAATTAAATCATTATGGTGTTAAGAGAAGTAAAATAAACGAAGTTTTCCCTGCTAAATATGAATAG
- a CDS encoding SAF domain-containing protein, producing MKKPSIKVVVAIFIIIIVGIIYYFQEMKTYERVDIEKESVVVAVEDIPENTIIEKDMVKVEERFRGDVNKQKMFEGVTGDIDLIIGRRTITPLYRNEIVHRDRLIENEPYMNDIDLDKNKFMITVMDEDKALDIQEGDYIDIWLKPTKEGLADKNSVEVEKLFEKLKVYESKTENYTNSSDRDKTTGEENGVAIYLTVLLSEEEIKEYLSLVEGSYISKISVYGENLEYKILEKRLSSEEADKNITEKASEILINENDNTDENAIEKVTEEDKKNKEVESNE from the coding sequence ATGAAAAAACCTAGTATCAAGGTAGTTGTAGCTATATTTATAATAATAATAGTTGGAATTATTTACTACTTTCAAGAAATGAAAACATATGAAAGAGTAGATATTGAAAAAGAAAGCGTTGTTGTAGCGGTGGAAGATATACCAGAAAATACTATTATAGAAAAAGATATGGTTAAAGTAGAAGAAAGATTTAGAGGAGATGTTAACAAGCAAAAAATGTTTGAGGGTGTAACAGGAGATATTGACCTTATAATTGGAAGAAGAACAATTACTCCACTTTATAGAAATGAGATAGTTCATAGGGATAGATTAATAGAAAATGAGCCTTATATGAACGATATAGATTTAGACAAGAACAAATTTATGATAACAGTAATGGATGAAGATAAAGCATTAGATATTCAGGAAGGAGATTACATAGATATTTGGCTAAAGCCTACTAAAGAGGGATTAGCTGATAAAAATAGTGTAGAAGTGGAAAAATTATTTGAAAAATTAAAGGTGTATGAATCTAAGACAGAAAACTATACGAATAGTAGTGATAGGGATAAAACAACTGGTGAGGAAAATGGAGTTGCAATTTACCTTACTGTTTTATTAAGTGAAGAAGAAATAAAAGAGTATTTAAGTTTAGTAGAAGGAAGTTACATTTCTAAAATTAGCGTTTATGGTGAAAATTTAGAATATAAAATACTTGAAAAAAGACTAAGTTCAGAAGAAGCTGATAAAAATATAACAGAAAAAGCAAGTGAAATATTGATTAATGAAAATGATAACACTGATGAAAATGCTATTGAAAAAGTTACTGAAGAAGATAAGAAAAACAAGGAGGTTGAAAGTAATGAGTAA